The genomic segment aaaaattttccaaATCCAAGCAATGATTTTTCTTCCTTCTAATAtcacatttttttaattttcatatcAATTTTTGACATTTTTTTCCATTATGTCCTTAATTTATTCCAGcagtaaattattattattattattatttttttttgtaaatactcatttttcaattaatttagttaattggATTAGATTTTTGTTTCTTTCTATATTAATATGTCCTATTTCTATTTATGcctacaatttttattttatttgatgaaaaaaataaatcacGAAATACAAAGTTGATTCTAATAAATTGGTAtcaataatcaaattaattcaagaaTACGCCacacatttttgtttttattttaaattttttgagaaAAACGTTTTGGAGAAAGATTTTGAGAAATTGTTTTATGTCGAAAAAATGTAACTCTAGTAGTATTTTGAAACGAAAAGTTTTCACCGTGTGGATCAAGAGtggaatatttttaaaatttaagatacgatatattattaaaaaaattatatagtaaataaaatatttctagGAAACGTGAAAAGTTGGATTAAATATGAGAATTATGTTTAAACTTTTAAGTATAGGTtgacaaaaatatatttttgggaAAAGATTGAAATGAGATGATTGTGTTTAATTTTGctttgaaaaatgattttttttggaAATTGGACCAAGCaaagggaaaaaaatatatcttaaatactaaaatataatatagttatagattcaaattcaaatattttattttcattaactaaaattattttaattcaaattaaactaatttttgaatatttgttttgtcttttatatataattattttttaaattatataatagaTAGTCacgttttattaaatttttaacttTTTTAGATTAAGTGGATCGATTATAATTCTGAAATTGAAAATGTTTATACCTTTTGGTGGAAAAtcatacattttttttaaagaaaaatataacataattTTACGTTTgacttataattttttaaaattttaattttgaagTAATTTTacgtatatattttattattttcaattcttATTTCTGAGGATATCCAAAAAAGCGGTCTCGTCACACCTAGTCTTCGGTCCAATTGGGCCGACCCAATTGCTCTGACTCAGCAAAACTCGGCTACCTTTGCTGTCGTGGCGCAATATGATTGGCTGGACGATGTGTTTTTCTCAgtcaataattattttaatatatatgtattcatCTTATAATCCAGAGTTCAGCACTCTCCGAAGTTTACTATCGGCGAAATTCCTAGACAGAGGCAACACGAATTTGAGTATTACTTCATCTTCAATTCTCCAGAGAAAGGTAAATTTGAATTGCTCCAATACAACTTGgagatatttttgtttttattataattgtgcgtcgaatttttatatgattgacgGCAGGTTCTGGATCTTGTGTTCCTTTATAACTTCGTTTGTTTCTTTGAGATATTACATTTGGAATGTTGTAGTTGTTGGATTTTGTTAGGCCTGGAATTTTGAACCTGCAAGGGAATGGTCGTCGTTGATTTTTTAGGTGTTTTTTTTTGCCAATAATTATGTCCTGTGCTGTCGGTTCTGTAAAATTGTGTTGATTTTAATTTTCTGTTAAATTGACACTGgtagtaaaaaaaattcaacttgATCTGAATCtgccttgatttttttttgccTCCCGGTTTAAGTTTAGTGATTGGGAATGTCATTGAACTCGATAAATTTCAATGGTATTTCACTTGGTTAGAAGGAAATGGTTTAAAGAGATCAAGGATGAATGCTTCATTAGCGATCTTGTGTCCCTTGTTTTATTTCCTCTTTTATGCTCGTCTTCTGCATGTTCCTCAATTTGGATCTCATGCTTGAGTCGTGGGGGGTACAGAAATGGCAAATGGTGGAGCTGGACCACAAAGAGGAACGGCAGCAGCTGCTGCTGCCAACCTTCGTCGTCGGAGAACAGCTGGCGGTGGGGCTGCAGGTGGAGCAGGTGGTACCATGCTGCAGTTCTACACTGATGATGCTCCAGGGCTCAAGATTTCCCCCAATGTTGTGCTTGTGATGAGCATTGGCTTCATAGCTTTTGTTTCAGTTCTTCATGTCATGGGTAAGCTGTACTTTGCCCGCAAAGATTAGGATGGGTAATTTTTGACGAGAGAATATCATTAGAAAGTGGATGGGATGCTTTTTTCTGGAGTGGAGCTACTCTCTTCTTAGATATGAAAAAAATGTACTTGGAAGCTTTGGAAATATGATGAAAAACTGTGTTAACCAACTTCACTTTATTCTCACGTGAACAAGttctttataatttatttgtttcAAGCTAGCAGAGCTGATTTGGTTGGTCTCACACTCTCACGATTCAACGCCAATTTTGCCTGGGGAATATCATTAAGTTGACCATAAGACTGTTTGACCAGCCTCAGTTAAAGTTGTATATCTTTGATTAGAATCTGTTTGCCGTTTGCAAGGCTTCTCCGATTAAAAACAAACCAGAAACAAGGGATCATATCTTCATTCTTAGGATACCACGTACCCAAGTAGCGAAGTTAAATATTTTTGATCCACTGGTTCTCGATTATTCACACATAGTTCACAAATTTTCATTCCATTTTTTATGTGGAATGTAGAATCATGAAGTACCAGACTTGTGGATTGGTAGTAAGCCCGATGAGAACACGATGCATATAAGACAGCCTATAACACATGACACAATGCAACCTAGCACCACGTAGGTTGATTTGGGCGACGCGGTGGGGTTGCAGCTGATGCTACCAGTTCCAGCAACAGTCGATGCTGGTCCACGAGTTGAGAAAGCTCAAATAAGGCTCTCGAAGGTTACGCTTGATAGCTAGAGAGCTGCCCGGTCCAACGGCAGGCAGGCGTTAGATACAGGAGCCTATTACCATTTAAACGGACGATGTGAAATCAGCACATCGAAACATGTTATCAAATCCTAACAAAATTCCTATGATCCAATCACTACCCAAACCAAAATCTCATGCCGTATAAAATGTATAGCATCAATTAGATAAATTTCTACGAGTAAGATTCAAAAAAACCTCGCGTTTGAATTTTTCAGAAAACGATACTCGTAGCTTTGAAAGACAACTCCGGAACGCCGCAACTCAAGAAAGAGGAATCAAGTCATACAAGAACACAATAATACTAAGTTGTTACAAAACACAAAACTTCTCCCACCGTATTTTAAAACCCCTCAAAATTCATTCTTTGAACCTCAATGTTTTGAATACAAATGTAAGTTCAAAGTGCGCTTAATCTTCATCGTTCCCACTTTCATCTTTGACAAGCTTTATCATGTCATCAATTCGAAGAATAGTTATAGCCGCTTCAGTAGCAAACTGGAAAAAGACGTAACTTATCAAGAtttgaaaaacatttaaaacatgacaAACAGTCAATCAAGCATTGAATCTTTAAACTATAACCTGAATTATCTTTACTTTGCTCATTGCAGGTTCAATAACTCCCGCTTCCAAGTTGTTGCGAACGATACCCTTAACCAAATCCAGACCCATGCTGCATCCATGAAAGTAACTAATCAGAATTCTCGCACAATTACTAACAATTTATATTATTCTCATTGAACCGTGATAAAAAGAGATGCCAGATTCTGGCTCTTTCTGCCACTAGTAAATCCAAACGAACAACCAGGTGACCCAAGGGCTAAAAAATTGACATGCTAATATACTTGGCAAAGTCATGTGATCGATCGTATAGCAATAGCACTTAAAGCAACTACAGTATTCTCCAGGCATCTGACTTATTTTATGTCCTTGTCGCTATATTCTACAAGACTGCAGTACAGCTTTAAAAACACTGGGAACCTAAAATAAACTTGCGTTAAGGTAGAGAAATagagaaaatgagagaaaaagctTCACGTGTAGATCGAATTGCTCAATTATTATTTCCAAAGACTTGTTAGACCGAAAGAAAACATCGACAGAGA from the Primulina eburnea isolate SZY01 chromosome 3, ASM2296580v1, whole genome shotgun sequence genome contains:
- the LOC140826657 gene encoding protein transport protein Sec61 subunit beta-like, with the protein product MANGGAGPQRGTAAAAAANLRRRRTAGGGAAGGAGGTMLQFYTDDAPGLKISPNVVLVMSIGFIAFVSVLHVMGKLYFARKD